GGCAAAATCATCCTTGCCGCCCGTGAGGGGAAGGCGATCCCGCCCGGATGGGCCATCGACCGGGAGGGACGGGAAACCACCGATCCGGTGGAGGCGCTTCAGGGTGCGGTGCTTCCCTTCGGAGGGGTGAAAGGGTACGCCCTCGCCGCGGCGGTGGAGGTGCTTTCCGGGGTGTTGAGCGGCGCCGCCTTCGGGCCCCATGTGCGAAACCTTTACGAGGAGGGGCATGCAGCCGCCGATGTGGGACACTTTTTTATCCTGATGGATCTTTCCCGGTGGATGCCCATCGATGTGTACTTTCGACGGATCGAGCAATTTTTGCGGGAGCTGAAGTCGGTTCCCCGGGCCGAAGGGGCGGAGGAGATCCTGTATCCCGGTGAGGGACGGGAGCGAAGAATCCGCAGGAGGTTAAAGGAAGGGATTCCCCTTTCAAGGGAAGTGGTGTCGGATTTGGAAGAGCTGGGCCGAAGCTGCGACGTCTCCTTTCCCGCCCCGATCGGCGGGGAGGCGGAAGGGAATCAAGGATGAGGCAGGGACGGGAATGGCAGCCTTCCATGCCGGAAAATCGGGTCGGTTTTTTCGAAGGGCATCTTGAGTTCTGCGATTCCCCTTTTTCTGATAATCTGGTAACATAGGGCCATGAAGCCGATGAAAATGTAATGACATTTCCCCTTTTGCGGGAAGGAGGATTCCATTTGGACGTACAGAGCTTTCTGCGGGAGGAGAACGAGGCGATCGCCCGTTTGTCCGAACGGGTGGCCCACGCCGTGTGGATGGTGAACACCACCGGGGAGAAGAAGTGGCAGGAGGCGGAAGTGGAGGCGGAGAGGGAGTACCGGCGGCACTTTGCCGACCGGAAGCGGTTTGAGCGGATTGCCGAGCTGAGGGAGAAAGTCCCGGAGGGCTCCCTGGAGCGGCGGCAACTGGATCGCCTGTATCAGGAAGCGCTGGAAAACCAGGTTCCCGAGGAATTGCTGGATGAAATGGTCCGCCTTTCATCGGAGCTGAGCAATATCTTCAACACCTTTCGCGGAACCGTCGACGGGCGGAAGGTGACGGAAAACGAGGTGCGAAACGTCTTGGCGACGAGCACCGATTCCGAAGAGCGGGAAAAGGTGTGGCGGGCGAGCAAGCAGATCGGGCGGGAATTGGAGAAGGGATTGATCCGGCTGGTCAAACTCCGAAACGAGGCGGCGCGCCGCTTGGGGTTTGAGGATCACCATCAAATGATGTTCCAGCTCAGCGAGTTGGATCGGGACGAAGTGTTCTCCCTGTTTGGACGACTTAAAACATTGACCGACGAGCCCTTCCGCCGGATCAAGGGGGAAATCGATGCGGAGCTGGGGGAAAAATTCGGGTTGGAGCCTCAAGAGCTGAGGCCGTGGCATTATTCGGATCCCTTTTTTCAGGAAGCCCCGCCGGTACCCGGCCTGGATATGGACGTTCATTACCGGGGGAAAAACATCGAGAAACTGACCGCCGACACCTATTCCGCCCTCGGGCTGGAGATCCGGGACATGCTCGCCAAAAGCGACCTGTACGAGCGGGAAGGGAAAAACCAGCACGCCTTCTGTCTGGATATGAATCGCCGGGGAGATGTCCGGGTTCTGTGCAACATCCGGGACAATGAATACTGGATGTCCACCATGCTGCACGAGTTCGGTCACGCCGTATACGATAAGTACGCGGATCGGAATCTGCCCTTCATCCTGCGCACTCCCGCTCATATCTTCACGACCGAGGCCGTCGCGATGTTTTTCGGTCGCCTGACGCGGAACCGGGAGTGGTTGGAGCGCTTTCCCCGGGTGGACCGAGCGGAGCTCTCCCGGATCATGCCCCAGGTGGAGAAGATGCT
This is a stretch of genomic DNA from Planifilum fimeticola. It encodes these proteins:
- a CDS encoding M2 family metallopeptidase encodes the protein MDVQSFLREENEAIARLSERVAHAVWMVNTTGEKKWQEAEVEAEREYRRHFADRKRFERIAELREKVPEGSLERRQLDRLYQEALENQVPEELLDEMVRLSSELSNIFNTFRGTVDGRKVTENEVRNVLATSTDSEEREKVWRASKQIGRELEKGLIRLVKLRNEAARRLGFEDHHQMMFQLSELDRDEVFSLFGRLKTLTDEPFRRIKGEIDAELGEKFGLEPQELRPWHYSDPFFQEAPPVPGLDMDVHYRGKNIEKLTADTYSALGLEIRDMLAKSDLYEREGKNQHAFCLDMNRRGDVRVLCNIRDNEYWMSTMLHEFGHAVYDKYADRNLPFILRTPAHIFTTEAVAMFFGRLTRNREWLERFPRVDRAELSRIMPQVEKMLQRQMLIVARWIITFVTFERELYRDPDQDLNRLWWKLVREIQYVNPPEETDEPHWASKIHFTIAPVYYQNYLLGELTASQFDAALRRNGATSLFTEETGRFFLEKVFQPGDRSGWRVLIEEATGEGLNPEHFVNQFVR